The genomic stretch GGGGCAGACATGAGCAGTTTTTTGCTGCCTGTAATTTATGGCCCGTGAGTGATGGACAAATGTACAGATGGTCCAGGCAGAAAAAAAATGGTCCCAACCTTGCAACTAGGCAACGATATTAATAATGCCATGCTGATGAGTTAGAATTTCCTCTCATGGAACTACTCTGGTGTGTCTTGCTTAAGTTATCCATTCACTTTGCGCAGGAACTGAGCTTTACTTTGCCTCTATTCTAGGTTTCATTTCCAGGGGCCCTGTGGGACAATTCTTCCCGAAGCCCTCGCTCCTCATGAAAGTGAAACTGCTGCTTAATTGTCCTGAGGAAGGATGAAGCACCAAGGCCCTAGTACTGGACCACAGAGGAGTAACAGTTTTGCATGGAGAATGAGTTGAAAAATAGAAGATCTCAGAGTTGCCTGATTCACTGGAATCTAAATTCGTTGATAAGTGATAAAGAACTGGAATCAGGTCTTTAATCAGGTCAAACCTgagtcggctgagtgcaaggccgtctccctacccattgtgttctctctctggccctactccCTTTTTTGTAGAAATAGAGAAAACGTGTAAACTTTGCTTTGCTTGTACAAGTCACCTCTTTTAATAAATTGCAAAGATAATTTTTACTGGCAGGAAGGACATTCTAAGTGTGTGATCTGAGGGGTCTGAGTCAGGCCCATGGAGGGCTCTTGTCACTCTTTCCTGAGTTGGTCAGCACATGGGCATTCAGGAAACTTGTAAGACATGGAGTTCAgggggctggactgatagtatagcaggtaggatgcttgccttgtatgtgaccacactggtttttgttgttgttgttttgttttttgggccacccccatttgactctcaggggttactcctggctatgtactcagaaatcgctcctggctccagggaccatatgggacactgggggattgaatcgtagtccgtcctaggctagcacttgcaaggcagatgccttacctctagtgccacctctcaggccctccaagctgggtttgatctccatcatcccataaagttccctgagcctcaccaggagggatctctgaacacagagccaggagtaagaactgagtAAGAACCattggtgtgactccaaaacaaaacaaacaaaaatcctaaagTTCAGCTTTTCTAATCCAAAACATCCTTTACttgtaagggctggagagatagcacaatggtaggttggctgacctgggtttaattcccagcatcccatgtggtctcctgagccttccaggagcgatttctgagcgcagaacgaggagctaggagtaacccctgaatgctgctgggtgtgacccaaaaccaaaacaaaaccaaaaaattcttCACTTTCACTTGGTTTGTTGGCTTAAGATTATATGTGCAGTTCTGTGTGTGCATTATTATGAAAATGAGTACATTATTTGAGagtctgatttttcttttgtcatttctttctgACCAGAGTCCAGATAGTTCAGAACTGTTCCGTATAATTCCTCATATTAATACCCTTGCTGTCAGTAGCAATTTTAGTTTATGTGTTTTgtcatcaattttattttctataaattagtGGATTGTAAATCAGAAAAGATTTACATAATCACAAAGGATTATGTGAGGAGAGTAGCTCAGTGGAAGAGTGAGTGCCTGATATGGATAAAGTCCTGGACCCGAATCCTGGCACTAAAATCATCAAAATCTGTGGGAAGGAGAATTTAATTCAGTATTTACTGAACATAAGCAAAGAAGACCTGAGAAAATAATAGAGTAATAAGACATAAAAGATGGTAAGTGATGGCTATGACATGGGCCTTTCCCTGGAGATTGCAGATTCCCTGGAGTTGCCAAGCTTTGTGCAGGGAATAGAAGGGGAAAGGGGTGTGTGAAACAGCAGGAGTTTTATGGAGGATCAGCAGGAGGGCTTCTGCTGGAGTGGGGACCCTGGAGAGGGAGAAGGCAGCAGGAATGGATGCAGGAAAGTCTGCACACAGAACTTGAGCAGGGGCGGAATGAGACACAGATCGCAGGGTTGGTTGTGTTTGCTGAGAGGTGAACTCCAAGAGGCACACACATCTAAACAACACTGAGAGTGCATTCCTTAGAGATGGTGCTTCATCACAGCTCCCCCATATTCAGCACCTGGTGCCATTCAGATGGCAGAGGCAGGCGAGCAGCTGTTCAAGGTGTGTCCTGGATGGGAATGCCAAACTGAGAAGCTGGAGGTGGTCAGAGGGCTGATGCTCAGCTGGGTCCTGGGGACCTTGTCAATCAGGCTAGTATCTCAGGGACAGCATAAAGTTATCCAACTTCTGTCTCTGGTGCTCAAGTTCCCCCTTGAGGGGGAGGGTAGGAATGCAGAGTGAAGAGAGGCGATTCCACAAATACTGATGAACTGGAACCACCCCTAGGAGATGTTGGTAAGGGGTaagttctccttgtatttaagccaagacttttcctttccatttctcccatattttgctgggcctatgcaagcaacaattgccactctcacaccgcttttactgtattattttttttaactcttatctttttttaaaaaagagcttactaaagtttctgctagtgctttaatgagttcccttgtgattcaataatttttaaaaaatatacttgttactgaactttttcttctttctgttccatctcttcatagtttttctttcaatgttcTATTTTTTCATCATGTTACTAtgggtcttcctaaaacaaatgtagtaTGATCAGTATATCAACTAtgagatgcattttctttaaataaataaaaataataattaaaaaatattaaaaattgggaACAGAAGCTCTGGCTGCTGCATCAGGGAGAAGGAACCGGCCCCTACTCAAACCACGCCCCCTCCGGCCTCTGAAGCGCCGATTGGCTAACGAGAAGGAAAGTCGCATACTCCCCGCCCACTTCTCACCGCCCCTACTCTAATCACGCCCCCTCCGCCTCTTACGCGCTGATTCGCTAACGAGAAGGAAAGTCACATATTCCCCGCCCACTTCCCTTATGCCCCGCCCACTTGCCCCTCAAACCACGCCCTTCGCGGAAACGCGCTAGCTTCTCGATTCTTGGGCCCCTCGAGTATGCGCAGTTCAATGAGACCTCCGGCCCTGCAGGGGGCGCTGACGGCAGCGCCTCGGTAGCTCTGCGCATGTTCTCTACTTTCCCTCGCCGGGGCGAGCTGCTTCCGGGTCAGAGGCCAGCTCCGGTGCCAGTCGCCGCGCGGGACGCGGCCATGGTGCAGCTTCGACCGCGCGCGTCCCGCGTCCCgggcccggcggcggcggcgatgGTGGACGAGGACCAGCCCGCGtcggaggacgaggaggaggcgGAAGCGGGGCACGGCCTGCTGCTCGGGCAGCCCAGCAGCGGCGCGGCCGCCGAGCCGCtggaggaggacgaggacgagCTGGACGACGAGGCGCCCCCGGAAGAAGTGACGTTCGCCTGCGCCCAGGTGGAGGCCCGGGAGGAGGAGCGGCGCGTGCGGGACTCGGTGCGCAGGTTCGAGTCCGCGCCTGGACTGGGGGACCCGGACCCCTCCCGCACCGCCCCACCCCATGCTCACTTGGCCCTGCGTCTGTCTTTTCTCTTCCTAGGGAGAAAGCCCTCCTCAAGGAGAAGAGGAAACGCCGGGAGGAGCTCTTCATTGAGCAGAAGGTTAGGGAGTAATGGGGGGACGGGGTGGACCCCCATTTTTCATGGGTGCCTCTAAGGTGCAGGGTCTTGCTTGTCCGGGATCAGGGGAGCAGCTCGGGCCTCGAGATGCAACCGAGGTCGTGCATTGCCAGCTGCACCCGAGGCCTAACCGGCCTTAAAAGAATgaatctttggggggggggacgacggagagattgcatggatttaatttagggcgtttgccttgcatgcagaaggatgggggttcgaatcccatatggtccccctcttccccctgagcctgtcaggtgtgacccaaaaataacaaagcaaaacaaaaaagagaatgtaTCTGGGGGTTGTTGTAGGGTGTTGGTCTTACACACACAACCCCACCCGGGTTCGAGtcttcccccctccccagcatcccatatggtacccccccaagcctgctaggagtgatttctgagcctggagtaactaaCCCTCTAAGCATCaccctggtgtgtcccaaaagataaaatagaactTTGGAGGGGTGGagttgtttttggggtcacacctccaTGGTATTCGAGACTCACCCAGGCAAACTTGGTTGGGCAAGTGTGTTAAGCAACCTTtttacccactggactattattgctccagcccctaaaatctgAGACTTGAGCGAAAGGTGGTTACGAACCTTCTGTTTCTATTTTATGTATTGCCTTGAAGAAAAGGAAGCTCCTTCCAGATGCGATTCTAGAGCAGCTCACAGAGGCCTCAGAGACCAGGTAAGTGCCAGGTGCCTGATGTTGACTGGCGCAGACTCTGTGTGAATCCACCAAGCCGAGAAGGCCGCACTTGTGTGGTTTAGGTGGCGAAGTTTCATGGCCTGTCTTTGGCCACTGTTGATTCCTGCTGCTAGTGCCAGAGCCTAGTGCTGTCAAATCAGTGAACTGCTGGGCCACTGCTGTTAGTAACACCAGTGCAGATGGCTGGGGATGTGACTTTGGATGCAGGGTAGCAGACACTGACCTAGTTATTCCTAAAATTcaattccaggggccggagcagtggtgcaggcagtagggcattttccttgcacgcactAATTTAGgatggatggaccgcagttctatcccctggtgtcccatatggtccccaagctaggggcgatttctgggtgcatgggccaggaataacccctgagcttcaccgagtggcccaaaaaccaaacaaaaatcaattccaCCTTCCACCAACCGGACCATGGTTCCCAGTCCATTTCATGTGTCCGTCCAGATTCTCGCAGCCCCTTATTAGCCTGGTATCTTTTACCTATGCTCTCTAGTTTCAGTGAAAAAGGTTTTCCAGGTATTATTGAGAAAACCAGAATGTTTGGTGGTAGATTTGCTAATaggcattccatattttttcctatttagcATAAAGAAGTCACCAGGAAAGTCGAAAGAAGGTATGagctattttcattttactttttaaatgtgtAGACAGTTAATTTATGGAGTTTTACAGTCCTCAAAAATGGGAATGGAATGGGactggatagcatggaggttaggcgtttgcctttcatgcagagagttggtggtttgaatctcggcatcccatctggtcccgagcctgccaggagcaatttctgagcatagagccaggaggaaccctgagcactgacgggcgtgacccaaaaccaaccaaaaaaaaaaaacaaacaaaaaaatgggcatGGAAGTTGGTCTGCCAAGTTtagcttgaattttttttccaagCTGCAGTTGGTGCATAAGGGGGTAAATGTTCTTGGTTTGATTTGCATAAATGCTAATTagtcatgggttttttttttctagttgatTTGCAGAAGAAAGGTGAAAGATGCGATAAAGGAAATGAATCCAAGAAAGCAAAAGTGCAGAAAGTACAGTCTGTTGGGTAAGaggttattttcttctttttttttttttttaggttattttcttaatgtaggAATTACAAGTGACCTTTTGATTGAAATCAAGTTGTTGGCTCAGAAGAAAATAACTAGTAATAGTTTCAGACTGAAGCATTCGTAAAACTTAATtccaataattataaataaaacattagtcAATATCTTACAATGTAGCCCtgcaatttgttttatttatctgtgcatatacaaaattagaattttcttttcactGTTTGAGGCAATTgacaagtattttaaaaataagcatattaggggctggggagatagatagtacaggaaggGGTAAGGGAGAAGGATAAGGCATGCATTAGcttagtctcctgcatcactgcACATAGCTCTTGAAGCCAAGCactgcctgagcatcactgaatcaAAGGCCCCAGCACTGAACTCTGGGCTTTATGGCAGTCTTGGAAGCACTccccttttgaccatttgtatttttcacCAGTCCTAATAAAAGCTACGTGGCTGTAAGGCTGAAAGATCAAGATCTGAGAGATTCAAGGCAACAGGCAGCCCAAGCTTTCATACAAAATTCTTTATATGGCCCAGGAACCAACAGAACTACTGGTAATTGATTCCCTAATGAACAGGGATTTGTTCCATTGTTTTCCAgtttttactatatataaaatgattaataattgtcttttttttttttttaagtaaataagttCATGTCTCTTGAGAATAAGAGGCTACCTGTGAAAAAGGCTGCAGCACAGTTTCTCAATAACGCTTGGGGTAAGAGCTGCATGCATTTGAATGTTTTGGTTTGATATTTCTAGAATTTAGATACACATGAAGAATCTTTAACATTGTTgaaacaattgttttttttttaattttgtatgatATTCATACTGTACAAAATTTGTATTCTAGGAACCCAGAAGAAACAAAATGCCAAGCGGTTTAAAAGACGGTGGATGATCAGAAAGATGAAAACTTCTAAGAAGTAAATCCTTTCAAGATAAAAGAGTACTGAGTACTTTGTATTATAGGACTTATTAGTTTGGAATGTGACTTTGTGTAAAAACCTAATAAATCGTTTATAAATCTCAAAAAGGGTCATTATAAGAATCATAAACTGAAAATATCTAACCAG from Suncus etruscus isolate mSunEtr1 chromosome 18, mSunEtr1.pri.cur, whole genome shotgun sequence encodes the following:
- the NOL7 gene encoding nucleolar protein 7, with the protein product MVQLRPRASRVPGPAAAAMVDEDQPASEDEEEAEAGHGLLLGQPSSGAAAEPLEEDEDELDDEAPPEEVTFACAQVEAREEERRVRDSVRREKALLKEKRKRREELFIEQKKRKLLPDAILEQLTEASETSIKKSPGKSKEVDLQKKGERCDKGNESKKAKVQKVQSVGPNKSYVAVRLKDQDLRDSRQQAAQAFIQNSLYGPGTNRTTVNKFMSLENKRLPVKKAAAQFLNNAWGTQKKQNAKRFKRRWMIRKMKTSKK